The DNA segment GGGGCACCCATTGGTGACAGCCTGAAGGGCGTTGGGGACAATGGGACACCCACTGGGGGCAGTCCTAAGCGCGGCAGTGACAATGGGGCGGCCCTTGGGGACAATGGGACAGCCACTGGGGGCACCCCGAAGCACAGTGGTGACAACGGGGTGGCCCTTGAGGACAGTGTGACACCCATTGGGGGCACCCCAAAACACAGCGGGGACAACAGGGTGGCCCTTGGGGACAGTGTGACACCCATTGGGGGCACCCCGAAGCACGGCGGAGACAATGGGGTGGCCTTTGGGGACAACGGGACGGCCATTGGGGGCACCCCAAAGCACGGCGGTGACAACGGGATGGCCCTCGAGGACAACGGGACGGCCATCGGTGACACCCCAAAGCACGGCGGTGACAACGGGGTGGCTCTTGGGGACAATGTGACCCCCATTGGGGGCACCCCGAAGCGTGGCGGTGACAACGGGACGGCCATCGGGGACAACGGGACGGCCATCGGGGACAGCCCTGAGCGCTTTGGGGACAGCCATGGGCCCCATGGGGACAACGGGGCGCCCCTCGGTGACAACGCGGAGGGCAGCGGTGACAGCGGGACGGCCGCTGGGGACAATGGGACGGCCAACGGGGGCGGCCCTAAAGGCGGCGGTGACATCGGGGACACCGCGAGGACAGGAGGGGACGGCGGCACCACAAAGGGTGGCGGCACAGCGCCTccatgggacagcagcagcacaggtgaccccataacccccctgtgaccccatgacccctcgtgtgaccccatgacccccctgtgaccccataacctcaTGTATGACCCCATAATCCCTggctgaccccataaccccccaattgaccccatgacccccatgTGACAGCATGACCccgtgtgaccccataacccccctgtgaccccatgacccctcatgtgaccccataaccccacgtgtgaccccatgacccctcatgtgaccccataacccccctgtGATCCCATAACCTCATgtatgaccccataacccccctgtgaccccatgacccctcatgtgaccccataaccccacgtgtgaccccataaccccccaggagaccccataaccccacgtgtgaccccatgacccccctgtgaccccatgacccctcatgtgaccccatgacccccaggTGACCCTATAACCCCCCGTGTGACCCCATGACGcccctgtgaccccatgacccctcatgtgaccccatgacccccctgtgaccccatgacccccaggTGACCCTATAACCCCccgtgtgaccccataaccccccatgtGACAGCATGACCCCCCAGGTGACCCCATGaacccccatgaccccataaccccacgtgtgaccccataacccgcctgtgaccccatgaccccacgtgtgaccccataaccccccaggAGATCCTATAACCCCacgtgtgaccccataacccccctgtgaccccataacccccctgtgaccccatgacccctcatgtgaccccgtgacccccctgtgaccccatgacccctcatgtgaccccataaccccccgtgtgaccccatgaccccccatgTGACAGCATCACCCCCCCCATACAATGCCATAAGTCCCCCaggtgaccccataacccccctgtgaccccatgacctccctgtgaccccataaccccacatgtgaccccataacccctcgtgtgaccccatgacccccctgTGACTCCATAACCCctcatgtgaccccataactccacgtgtgaccccatgacccccctgtgaccccatgacccccctgtgaccccatgacccctcatgtgaccccataacccccctgtgaccccataacctcatgtgtgaccccataacccgcctgtgaccccatgacccctcatgtgaccccataaccccacgtgtgaccccatgacccccctgtgaccccatgacccccaggTGACCCTATAACCCCccgtgtgaccccataaccccccatgtGACAGCATGACCCCCCAGGTGACCCCATGAACCCgcatgaccccataacccccctgtgaccccataaccccacgtATGACCCGATGacccccctgtgaccccatgacccccctgtgaccccatgacccccctgtgaccccataaccccacgtgtgaccccataacccccctgtgaccccataacccccctgtgaccccatgacccttcatgtgaccccatgacccccctgtgaccccatgaccactcatgtgaccccataaccccccgtgtgaccccatgaccccccatgTGACAGCATCACCCCCCCCATACAATGCCATAAGTCCCCCaggtgaccccataacccccctgtgaccccataaccccacatgtgaccccataacccctcgtgtgaccccataacacccctgtgaccccatgacccccctgtgaccccatgacccccctgtgaccccataacccctcgtgtgaccccatgacccccctgtgaccccatgacccctcatgtgaccccataacccccctgtgaccccatgCCCCctcatgtgaccccataaccccacgtgtgaccccataaccccccaggTGACCCCAGAacccccctgtgaccccataacacccctgcgaccccataacccccctgtgaccccatgaTCCctcatgtgaccccataacccccctgtgaccccataaccccacatgtgaccccataacccctcgtgtgaccccataacacccctgtgaccccatgacccccctgtgaccccatgacccctcATGTGACACCATAacccccctgtgaccccataacctcatgtgtgaccccataacctccctGCGACCCCATGACCCctcatgtgaccccataaccccacgtgtgaccccataaccccccaggtgaccccataacccccctgtgaccccataacccctcgtgtgaccccatgacccccctgtgaccccatgacccctcATGTGACACCATAacccccctgtgaccccatgacccctcATGTGACACCATAACTCCCctatgaccccataacccctcttgtgaccccataacccccctgtgaccccataacacccctgtgaccccatgacccctcATGTGACACCATAacccccctgtgaccccatgacccctcatgtgaccccatgacccccctgtgaccccataacccccctgtgaccccataacacccctgtgaccccataaccccacgtgggaccccataaccccctagGTGATCCTATAACCCCACGTGTGACCCCATAACAcccctgtgaccccatgacccctcATGTGACACCATAAGTCCCCCAGGTGACCCCATGACCGCCaggtgaccccataaccccccatgtGACCCATAACCACCTGTATAACCACGTGATCccgtgtgaccccataacccccatgtgaccccatgaccccatgtgaccccatgaccccccatatgaccccataagtCCCCCAGGTGGCCCCATGAcctccatatccccccatagccccccatataaccccgtgtcccccccctggctgcccccagaaccccccagaatcccccatataaccccatatcccacccccacaaccccccataaccccccatatccccccatataaccccatatcccccccatcccccccaattaaccccatatcccccccatccccccatataaccccatatcccccccgtATCCCTCCAccaccccccataaccccccatatccccccacaatcccccctatccccccatataaccccctgcccccccccagctgCACCCACAACCCCCCATAACACCCCCAACACCCGAAataaccccatatccctccaCAACCCACCCTATCCCCCCATATAActccatatccccccatataaccccatatccaccccacatcccctcatatccccccatataaccccatatcccccccccacaacccctttATCCCCTcatataaccccataacccctcccatatccccccatataaccccatatcccccccacaacccctcacaaccccccacagcccccatatacccccatatcccccccccacaaccccccatatcccccatataaccccatatcccccccgggtgcccccatatccccccatatccccccataaccccccatatccccccataatcccccttatccccccatataaccccatatccccccccaactccccaacccccccacaaccccccctatcccccatataaccccatatcccccccatataaccccgtatccccccatataaccccgtatcccccccatatcctccCATATAACCCTATAtccccccccacaaccccccacagccccccatatacccccatatccccccccacaaccccccctatccccccatataaccccctgtccccccccatatccccccatacccccccatatccccccctatccccccatataaccccctgtccctcccccatatccccccacaaccccccatacccccccatatccccccctatccccccatataaccccttgtcccccccccatatccccccatatgaccccatatccccccatatccccccccatccccccatataaccccctgtcccccccccatatccccccacaaccccccatatccccccatatcccccctatccccccatataaccccctgtccccccccatatcccccacaaccccccgtacccccccatatccccccctaaccccccatataaccccctgTCCCCCCGCCAtatcccccccaaccccccatatccccccatatccccccctaaccccccatataaccccctgtcccccccccatatccccccacaaccccccacaaccccccgtacccccccatatccccccatatcccccccaaaccccccatataaccccctgtcccccccccatatccccccatatccccccatataaccccctgtccccccccatatccccccatatccccccctaaccccccatataaccccatatcccccccccacaactccccataaccccccacagTCCCCATATAAACTCCTGTCCCCCCCGCAACCctcccatatcccccatataaccccatatccccccatataaccccatacccccccatatgccccccatataaccccatataaccccctgtcccccccccagGTGACGCCGCGCTGCTCCAATGGCCGCCCTCCTCTTCATCGTCGTCCTCCtcgtccccccccccgccgccccccccccctccgtccGCCCCCCGCCGCTCCATCCTCCGCCAGGCCACCTTCCGGTGGACGTCCCcgcgccccccccacccccccgcagcccccaccgCCCCGCCGACGCCGggggaccccaacccccccacccgGGACGCCTCGTGGACCCACAGCATCACAGCGGCGCTCAGGAGCCGGGTGgacccccctgaccccccccccgccgACCCCAAAAGCCACGACGGGGTCCCCccgtcctcccccccccccctccgccgccCCCCTCTTCTCCGCGCCCCCCGATTCACCCCCAGCGCCGCCCATCTGCGCATCTATCAGACCCTGAGGGATGGGGACCCCCGCAAcggccccccgcccccccccgccccccccaccgCCACCGTGGACGGTGGCCCCGAAGGTCCCCCGCGGcgtcaccccccccccgccaacCATCTGACGCTGCCCCATTTCGggacggaggggggggggcggaaaGGGGGGCGGCGTTGGGGGCGTTAGGGGGACAGcggggggcattggggggacaatggggggcattgggggcagcattgggggcattggggggacagtggggggcattgggggcgGCAttggggggacaatggggggcattggggatgGAAAGGGGGGAGTTGGGGACATcggggggacaatggggggcattggggggacagtggggggcattgggggcattggggggacagtggggggcattggggatgGAAAGGGGGGCATTGGGGATAGAAaagggggcattggggacattggggggacaatggggggcattggggataGAAAAGGAGGCATTGGGGGCGGCATGGGGGGCGTTGGGGCCACAaaggggggttttgggggcacaaaggggggctttggggacattgggggcacagtgggggacattggggacacgAAGGATGGCAGTGGGGGCAgcattgggggcattgggggggtgatggggggtgttggggacattggggacccAAAGGGGGGCGTTGGGGGCAGCATTGGGGTCACTGGGGGGACAAcggggggcattggggtcattgggggcataaaggggggcattgggggcagCATTGGAGACGCAaaggggggcattggggtcattggggacattggggacacgagggggggcattggggacac comes from the Gallus gallus isolate bGalGal1 unplaced genomic scaffold, bGalGal1.mat.broiler.GRCg7b scaffold_45, whole genome shotgun sequence genome and includes:
- the LOC121108877 gene encoding collagen alpha-1(III) chain-like produces the protein MGTRGGRGGGAAGGSAAGGGGRANGGSPKGGGDHGVGCGDSGTAIRGSVRDSGDNGDSGTALRGSVRGVGDNGDSGTALRGSVRGSGDNGDSGTALRSSARGSGDSGVGCGDSGTVIRGSARGSGNNGDSGTAVRGSLKGIGDSGTAIRGSVRGIGDSGDSGTALRGSLKGIGDSGTAIRGSVRDTEDSGDSGTALRGSGDNGDSGTAIKGSVKGSGDNGVGFGDSGTAIRSSVRGIGDNETGNGGTPKHSGDNGVALGDSVTAIGGSLKGIRDSGVALGDNGAPIGDSLKGVGDNGTPTGGSPKRGSDNGAALGDNGTATGGTPKHSGDNGVALEDSVTPIGGTPKHSGDNRVALGDSVTPIGGTPKHGGDNGVAFGDNGTAIGGTPKHGGDNGMALEDNGTAIGDTPKHGGDNGVALGDNVTPIGGTPKRGGDNGTAIGDNGTAIGDSPERFGDSHGPHGDNGAPLGDNAEGSGDSGTAAGDNGTANGGGPKGGGDIGDTARTGGDGGTTKGGGTAPPWDSSSTGDAALLQWPPSSSSSSSSSPPPPPPPPPSAPRRSILRQATFRWTSPRPPHPPAAPTAPPTPGDPNPPTRDASWTHSITAALRSRVDPPDPPPADPKSHDGVPPSSPPPLRRPPLLRAPRFTPSAAHLRIYQTLRDGDPRNGPPPPPAPPTATVDGGPEGPPRRHPPPANHLTLPHFGTEGGGRKGGRRWGR